A window of Seriola aureovittata isolate HTS-2021-v1 ecotype China chromosome 17, ASM2101889v1, whole genome shotgun sequence genomic DNA:
atatacttaaATTTTTAAAACATGCTCAGTTATTTTCTAGAATAGCTCAGcgctgtagtttttagcaaatgtttgttttttgattaaatttgttggggactattttctgcagtggattaatacacattggTGCTCTAATGAGTATTCACGGCACtacaatactgtatgtgagttTTACTTCAAATAAACCACTGTGGTCAGTGATATAGAGGAACATATCAGCGTGATGTTTGACTCACAATGCTAGCAGTGTGACATTTGTGGATGGACTGCCATTAAAATTAATTCACACCCCTCAGAGTAAACTAATATCTTTGGTGATCACTTTAACGTTTCATGTGGTGTCACCAAGTCAAACCTTAgtttgtccagtactttggtttgTGACCTGCAAATCTAATCAGATTCCCCGTCAGCCTGTTAGTTAGCatcagttagcatgctaaactaaagacagtgacactgtcagcattttagcatgttgacattagcGTTGAGCAAAAAGCACTGCTATGCCAAAGTACTGCCTGACAGAGCTGCTAGAACGGCTTTTTATATTCTCAGTCTTAGACGGGACTAAtgtggagctctgtggcacgTGCTGAAGGATCAGTTTATTGCTGGTTTaagtcttttcatgggatttgctgacaacaagaaaaacaaagaatatcACCAGTTTTATCCTTTAAGACACgtcagagggagagggaaagtgCGTCAGCCCGTGTTGTTCACAGTCCTTTGGTTCTGTACGTCTACTCTGTGTTTTAACCTAAAAGCTGTTCTGTCATTTAAGCTTGAAAATAATAGTACACTTTGCTCAAACATGAATAAATCACCATGGAAACGATCAGGGAGTTCACCCCTTCGGCTTGAATTTTGGTGAAGTTATAGAAATATTCCTGATCTGATCTACAGGATAGGATACTAAGAGATCAGCATACCAACCTTTACAATGAATATCAGTATTTGGCATAAACCACAGCTGCCATTTCCATGTAATGGCATTGTCCTGTACAGATCAGGGATGATTTGGCTAAAGTAGAAATGATGTATGTACATCCAGTGGACTTGGAGTCCTGTAGCTTACACTTCACTATGAGACAGTCAGAGCCCAATACCTTGATATGCCTTTCTTAACGGTTGATATGAGGCTCTGTAGTTTTGCGTGTATATCCAGATTCCCTCCTCCGAGCTCGCCTCCAGTCTCAGTCCATGTGCAGCTGAGCTCCTTCTCAGCGGTCATCGTGGACAGAGTGCTGCCTCGGCAGGAATGGTCTTCTGTGAGCAGGGAGCCCATTCTTGTACTCGTTGGCGTAGATAACCACTTTCCCAATGTCGTCTACTCTGCTCATGGGGCTGTAATCCATAGAGACCCCAGAGTCTGCCACTGCCATGTAGGTGTACCCCGGGCCTTTGGGCGTCCAGGCGTGGTTCGGGTACTCAAAGCTGGACTGCGACGAAAGACGCCCTGAACCGGAGCTCTGCTGCACGGATCCCAGGTCAGAGTGAGATTCACACAGCACTGTCTTTCTGGAGGCAAAAAGTACTTCAAGGGGTAACGCCTCCTCAAGAGTATCATCCAGGTGCTCATCTTCGCTGTGGTTGTTGGCGCTGAGGGTGACGTAGGTGTCTTGAGACTCCAGCAGAGAGGACTCTGAGCAGGGCATGGGGCGCTGGTGAAGTGCCCGTAAGCGATCCATCAACCAGTGGTCGTGCGGTGTGGCTCTCCATCCTTCTGTCAGGGCTGAATTTCCCCTTTCCGATGGCTCTCTCCCATCCAGGCCTTTCTTCACATCTTtgtcctccttcctgtctgcGGTTAAAGCCCTAGGGACCGTGGGGGGCAGAGGCGGGGAGGGCAGTGAGGGGCAAAGGCTGAGCTCCGAGAGTACTTCCAGAGGAGAAGGGTAGTCCTCTGAGTAGAAGAAAGCCGGAGTCAACCACAAGCCTCCATTGGTCTGCCCTAACCACTCCtgtacaaaaacacaggaaaagatcATGACATTTTTCCTGTGACACCACGACCGGCTATTGAATGTTCTAATGTTAGCTTCCTGACAAGTTAAAGTAAGATGGTGCTAAAcagcagcatgctaacacgtCATTCTGAGCATGCAGCGTGCTGATGTTAGCACGTAGCTCAAACCAGCGCTGCGCTGAAGCACAGGCTCGCAGAGCCACTGGGGTGGCTGTAAACTCTTAGTCCGGTTCATACCTGAAAGTCCCCGCCGTAAACAGTGAAAAGACCTTGGAACTTGCTGTCAGGAGTCGGAATAGTCGGCCAAATCTTCTTTGTAagaaacctaaaaaaaaacaaaaaaaaacatactgaaaaTATAATTCTCAATGTTAAAGGTTCTTACAGAAGCAACAATATATGTTTATGTGATCAGAAAAGTAGCAATGCACTTGTGTCTGTTTGACCAACCTGCGATGGGACAGGAGCATGGTGAGAGACAGCACGACGAGGATGAAAGAGATGATCAGAGTGAGGGAGATGATGAGTGGGTCAAATTCTGAAggaataaaatgatcaaaaaaagAGTCATTGAAAAACACTGGGAACCaattaagaaaagaaataaaaaacaatgtggaCAAGATCTTTGCTTGTACAGTAAAAATGTGGGACTACAtattccctttctttttttgtgtgtgttgagtgtgtgaagGAGTAAATGAATCCTCACCTGCAGGCAGTGTTTCTATGAACACTGGGTCACTCCAGGCACTCCAATAGCCATTGTAGCTAATCCCATCCAGCTTTACACGGACCTGCACCTTGTACTTTGTACCTGGCTGCAGGCCTGTCAGGATCAACTCTGAACTAGCTCGTACCACCTCGACCTGGAAAACAGTCCTCAATTAATCAGTGAAGTCCACGAGTCCCCCGACCATCAAACCTGCTGCTTGAACCTTCATTCAACTTTTAACATATCAGCGCCGTACCTGCCCCACATGGCTGTCCTCCGTAGCGTAGCTGACCTCGTACATCATGCTGTCATCCATGTACTTCAGAGGGGGAGGCACCCAGCTGACATTCAGTTGGCCTTGCTTCCCTGTGCTGCTCACCGCCACATTGGCAAGAGGGTCAAGAAGAACTGCCATTCAGAAAGACAGCAGGCAGCTGGTCAGGGAGGATTATTCCTTACGTCCATCGTTACCCTTACGTATTCTAATGTCACATACATGTGTAGCTCGAGTGTGTATTGATTACAGCTTTGTTTAAACCTACAACAACTGAATATTTGGGCACTCAGGATCatcagaaacaagctgtaaagaCAACCACTGAAGCTGATCCAGGGTCGTGCTTATGTCGACCGTGATGGACGTAAACTAAAACAGTGAGTTGAAAGATGGTATAAAGCAGCTGTTGggaactgcagcttcaggttTTTAATTCTCtatgagtttgaaaaaaaacttttctgggAAATTTTGAGGCAAGGAAAATGAGTCTAATCCATCATTCTCACACAAAACTTTCAAATGCATTTCACAGGTAGAATAACTTACAGACAAGCTCGATGAGGAGGCTGCGATTGTGGATCAGCACTCCCTGCCGATGAACTCGGACGTCCATTTGGACAAACATCTGGGTTTGGTTCAGGTGGCAGAGGAACAGCCTCTTCCCACCTGCTGCACGGAGAACTCTCAGTGgacatctgctgctgttttcttgaCTGCtcaggacagagggagacagaagcTCAAAAATGGTACTTTAATTCTCGAATGTGGTCACTAACAGTTCTGACCTGGCACGATGCTGGGTcgtaaaaacagtttttaagcCTTGAAATAATTCTTCAATGACCCTGTTTTATTTGTAGCCTATTGGTTgaaatagaaaaaggaaaaaaagaaaaagaaaccctATGTCTATTGGCCATATTGGACACAACGTGGCTTGTTGTTATACACTGTCTTACACTGAAAGTGACTTACTGGTAGCTGTATGTGAAGGAGTACTGGTCCACAGAACCAGCTctttcctcatcttcctcccaGAAGCACGTTAAGTCCTTCCTGCCTTCAGCAAAGCATTTGGGGTTTTCTGGCTCTACCTTCAGCATCATAGACACTAGGGGGGTACAGATGGGGGGCAACAGACGTGTGAGAGCACCATGTGAGCTAGAAGATCATGATGGTCAGCCGAAAGCTTTTCTGATGTCTTGGACACGAAATACAGTCACAAACAGACTGGAGCAACGGAAGGTGTATCCAACACAtcatttctctattttttttaaacttgtttagTCAGTTACTCAATATTTCTTCtagtttttttctaaaaaaaaatgttacccTACCTTTCTTTTCGAAATCTCGCGCGCCCTGGACGATGGAAACGGTTCGCATGGCGCAGAGAACCATGAAAAGTGCCAACACTCGGCTCAGGTGATCACATGACATCCTTTTGTCTTCTCTGTGAACAGAAAAACGTTGGCGTTCTGTTGTTCACCTGCATCACTGGAGAATAACCTGCCACAAATGCGTCCGCCGCGGCTCTGGCCTGGGGGaggcttgttttttgtttagatACCATGGATAGCGCAGCGCGGTTACGCGCCTGCTTGTGAGCGATAAGGTGAGTAGAGCTGAGCTGTTTACTTTCTCCCAAAGgcagtgagggagaggaggggtctCACAAAACTTTTTACTCTCCTGATGATGGGCGGAAATCACGCGCTCATTGATGTTTACAACTTGTTTGTGGTGGTTGTACTAGTGAACGAGGAAGTGCGCCTACTGGACTTGTGCCGTGCGTAAAAGCGCGCAAACgttgagagagagggagagacagaaagagagagagagatagatagataaatagatagatagatgaatagatagatagaataaaaaaaggaataattttactctttttttaatgGACTTCTGAGCAGCTCACaggagctgaagctgaagctgaccTCCTTCAAGATGCAATTTGGGCTCAGTTCCTGGTTGGCTCCGGGCCAATTTAATCCTTGTATGTGTCCAATTAGTAGAGTACTCACACACCTAAGAAGCAGTCCAAAACGGTTTCTTATCTACTTTCTGCACCCACATGTTTTCTTCGTTTGACCAGCATTATCAGAGCAGCAAGACAACCCTGTTTCTTCACCCCCGATAAGTAGCAGAGGGGGGTGTGGCGGCCCATCCCCGTCAGTTTGAATGCAATTTAGCGCTTCTTTACATCACTtcaaaagaggaggagacagccCTACCCTATAGTGAAATGGGGGCTGATGTAAATACAAGCTGTATTTCACTCACATGACAACAATGgcgatgatgatggtgatgatgatggtaacAGAACGGAACCAGCTTAGTTCAATTCAGCTCCACAGTCTTTACAGCCAGTTTAGTGAAAAACCAAACATCAGATGAGTGAAGTTCTGCAGAGGCCCTGCACAGGGAAGGTAGCTTCTTTCTGACTGTGGTAACAGGAAGAGAAGGATGAGGAAACCTGCATTGTTGTGGGGGACAATGGCAGAGTGTGGTTTCTCTGGTTcttcagataaaacatgaaaaaaagccCAGACCTGATGTTTTGGGGTCAGGAGGTAGGATGCATGGTCATAAATTACACTTAAGATGCTGCCTTCACCACAAACACGTACCAGCCATGTTGTACCATAAGTAACTGAAAACAATGACTGGCAATTACTCCCCACCTTTTGTAATgaatatattctttatttttcttatacaCATTTCAACATGTTCAATTTATTCTTGTTTATAAGATGCACTTTTTCACAAGGCTTCCATCCAGCACATTCAGAACTTACATTAAAGGGATCAAATGATCTGATCTCACCTCTTTTAAAAAGCTACCTATCAGGAATgcaacacatggaaacacagaccataaacataaaaaagaaagaaagaagacacaCCAGACTAGCAGCTCTCGATGCTACAAACCTATTTGTACAACAGCATCAGAGCCAGTAGATCAGCTGTACAGCAGATGAGCACAGCAGCGCCAGGTACAACTGAAGCACATTCAGCGTGTAGGCGAGCAGCAGCCGCCATAGTGAAACTGTCACAGATACTACACGCTCTCTGATGCCTCTGCTTCCATTTAAATAGGTCGCACAACCGCACAGTGCTTTTACACAAATTGGGGTAACACAAATGTAGTGTCATGAGTCTGTGACTGTACACAGCCTCCTTATGTTAAACTCACCGTGGTGCAGATGAGGTGATAACACCAGCTATCTGCGAAACTATTCACTGTCCAGCAGCACATGCTGACAGCAGAGATAACTGACCTCAGGCTTACACAATAGCAGGGAGTGGACTGACCACCGGTTGTGACCccaaccctccctccctctgtgcgGAGCGGCAATGAGCTTTGGCCTGGCAACGTGAGGCTGCTATCGTGGTGTAGAGGTTGTGGTTGATACTAACTGACAGTCAGTAGTCAGCACTTGGAACGGCACCGTTGATGgcaattaattgataaaaatggCAAAGCAAATGTCCTTTTGTGAGATTTTCAAATGTCAATTTCATCAATCAGGACACAGTTTCCAGCAGGTTCAATactgaaatgtcaaaaacagtaTAAATGAACAACAAAAGCTGCACAGTTCAACAGGTGGCAAACGTGAAGAGGACAGATTTTACAGTAATGGGATATAAAGTGACACAGGATCCTCGAACTAACATTCTGCACCAGCACCTTACGTTTCCTGATGGTGGCAACAGCAAAGTTGAGACGTAAACCTATCAAGAGATCAGTGTTCTTCCCTTTCTGAGTACAcgcacacgaacacacacacacacacacacacacacacacacacacacacacacacacacacacggtgctgCATTTGCAAAAACAGATATTATGTgagtgacaaacaaacaataaaaagttCATTCACTACTTTGTAAATACTTATTAAAGTTGTTAAGCATAGTATTTTTGCCATGCCAACTGTTTTGCCATGCTGCTGTTGGGGGAACAGTATGTgcgtctgtatgtgtgtaatggtgaaagcgtgtgtgtgcgcgtgagtgtgtgtaagagaagAAAGAGTGGCACAAAGTGGTGAGCGAGGACATGCCACGAGGCAGGTCATGTGATAAACACAAGTGTCGCCAGTGTTAAACGACTTCCTCACACGAAcactgaggagaggacagagcaCAACAACGTTTCCCATCCACAATCAGGTTAGCGCAGGAGACGAGGAGCAGCGCAGCAGCTCACCACTGACATTAAGATTCTAAATACACGATAAGGGTCGTGATCACATCCTGCTGATCCTATTCTTTATCATGCTGATCTTGATCTATcgtctttatttttcataataagTGATGGATGATGAGACGTATATTCAGGATCTCACAACAGAGAAATTTTCTAGGggtgaaaaaaatcaacacgAAGACATACATGTTCTCACACCTGAATTTCATGTGGCCGCGCTGCGCTGACACGTCAATATTTAAAGAATTATTCTTCAACGTTTAATGgaatcagattttattttaaagagacggttcgacattttgggaaagagTTAGATACGAAGAGCTAAATGTCAtggatggtaaatatgaagcgaCAGTGAGCAggcggttagcttagcttagcacaaagactggaaacagggggaaacagttagcatggctctgtccaaagatgATAAAATCCTAACGTTATGTCTCATTTGTTTATCCATACTAAAAAGAACAAcatctttgtgctaagctaagctgctgggtgtagcttcatatttactgatGTTAAACTTCTCGTCTCGTCTCGACTTGCCAGGATGACATTGGTAGAGACATGAAGTAGCAGATCATTTCAAGaggctgtaaaaaaagaaaagaaaaaaagactcatGCTTCTCTCCTTAAATCATTCATGAGCCACAAAGCGTCCAAGAAATGTCTTTCAAACTTTGAcgcaaaaaaaataataaggcCTTCAGTTGTAGAAACAtgattcatttcagttcaggAGCGacaattaaatcaattaaacaaaTTCAATAAATGTATCTTAGCAAAAAACTGAGCTCACAATATCGACTATGGTTTTTCAAGGCCAGCTGCTGTCGTCATTGTAAACTTGAGTTAAGACAAATGTAAAGTGAAACTTTAGCACATGTACTGTGTGAATGTCAAAGTACAGATATCATCACACACTATCTGTGACTCCAACACATTTGGCAACACTAGCTTCTGGCTATCTGCACAAATATCTGACACAGGAAATCAAAGGaatgaatgttttaaatatagTAAGTTTATGATGCCAAGTGGTCAAGGCGGTTGATGCAGGGAGTGGACAGAGCACGGGGCAGGTTTTGTTGGACTATCAGCTcaccacagacagaggcagagtggGCCTCTACGAGGGAAAAGACAGAAGGCCaggcatggggggggggggggggggggggtctaacAGCATCGGTGACGATTATCTCAGCTAGCTGTCCTTTGGTTTGTGCAGAGCGATGTGCGGACAAAGCAGAGCTGGACAAGGCTGgagtgaagagagaggaagaggtgcGGCACTTTCCTTGGTTGAGGCACAGAGAAAGAGTTGATCTTCATGTAGGAGTAtcagcgtgcgtgtgtgtgtgtgtgtgtgtgtgtgtgtgtgtgtgtgtgggaagaaGACAGATGGTTTAGCAAGCACAGCCCCCCTGGCTCTCTGATGGCGAGTCTTTAAGGCCCTGGTTCCTGTGGTTGGATACGAGGTTGATGTCTCCCTCCATGCTCTCATTCATCTTCTCGCAGATGACGTCCACTAGACGCTCAAACACCTGCTTCACGTTGATGTTGTCCTTCGCGCTGGCCTCGAAGAACTGGAAACCTGAGGGCGAGCAAGAGCACACAAGTGGTTTAAggtgatttcatttcatttaatatcaACTAACAGATGtatacatgtttttaaaaagaagtaCACAGGTTTTACCCAGCTCCTCTGCCAGTCGCTGGCCGTCCTCTGTGGGTACAAGCCTGTCGTCCTCCAGGTCACACTTGTTACCGACAAGGATCACCTGAGCATTGTCCCATGAGTACGTCTTGATCTGCGTCGCCCTgaaggacagacacacagttgtGTGTTCTACATTATTAAAAGCAGTGAGAATGGATCTGTAAAACAATATATACAATCCAACAAATCATTTTCCTGTATAATCAGctattaaatattacatttataaagTTCCTGTAGTTCCACTGATAGGAAAAAGCCATGGGATTGTGCAGAATGTCTCAGAGTTGGTATGTGAAAATGTCATCTATGTTTAGTTGCACAATGCAAAGATCTGGCGACCTGCTACAGGAAAATAGTGTTGAATATCATAAAGCCAATAGAGATATTTTAGGTCCAGATCATTCAAACAAGTGACTTTACAATTGTGGTGAAGTTTGGGTGAAATCTGTAGGAAGTCGGTGAAAGAAGTTAAAAGGTTCTgcaaaaaatgaacaaatggcAAAACGATATTGAAAGAAATGGACACGAACTATTAGGAGAGATACGTGAAGGACCAAAGAATCCACTTAGGAGCAAAGGTGCTACACGACTGACCACACGGTGGCGCTATCCAAACTAAAAGGTGGTTACCTCTTCCTCAGCGCATGGCTCAACTTCATACCCAATTTCATTTAACTCCTCTTTGAGATAATATTAACGAAACACCGATTGTGACAACAGATAGTGTGTTTAAACAGGCCCAACTCACCAGTCCTGCACTGCGTTGAAGGAGTCCTGGTTAGTGATGTCATACATGAGCAGGAAGCCCATGGCTCCTCTGTAGTAGGCTGTGGTGATGGTACGGTAACGCTCTTGTCCTGCTGTATcctgcatttacacacacacacacagaaaatatatatatttataatatattctATTTCCATTTATCAAGatctataaaacaaaacaaaaaaaaatgtgatcattAATGTGATTTGTAACCACAAGGGGGCAATATTGTTCAAACTATGGCCTTTTCCAGTTCAGGCTGTACTTAGGTGTCGTCTCTCAATCACAgcgtgttgtgttcaggtgtaaCAGCtgactacattttttttcttttaaatcagaatttctttttttctaagcCACTTCATGATCTTTCCACATACTTTCTGACATCTGCAGAAATACAAGTAAGTGCACTTGTTAGGGAATCACTGATCAAATAAATCATTGGTAATGAGCCAGAAAAGGCAACTATCAATTTTCTCTCAAACATTAATTGAGATAAAAACTATTAGTGATGAGAAACTTGTAATGAAGCATTTACAAACTAATTTCAGGTTAGTTTTATGTCTGGTTTAATTTATAGTCTGTAAAGAAGTAAAAAGATAGTTATGGACCTTGGGTGCTGTGTAGTGTAAAATGAGAGGCCAATATGTGATTGTGCCCACTTGGCTTCATTATCACATCAAAATGCCACTTGCTCCACTCTACACCGTCCACCAGGAGATGGCATTTAGATATGAGCTCCTGCCACAATCGTTTCTCATCAAGCAAGACATCTGGTTTGTATCAGTCTCCATGCAGCAAGAAGAAACAGGCAGATAACGGAAATGCAAGAATCGCAGACTCAGAGAAGGTGTGgcacccccccccatccctccctccctcctcctcctccataaTGAGTGACCTGTTTATCAGAAGCATCTTCTAATTAAATGGAGGCTGTGTGTGATGCCACAGTCAGCGGCTCAAGATAGTTCAGTGGATGCTCAAAGCACAAAGATCAAACAGGTAGTCTGAGTCCTTCATTTGCATCACggacctgtgtatgtgtgtttgtgtgtgtgtgtgtgtgtgtgtgtgtctgtgtttgtctgatgttttcctcacagtgaagaggaggaggaggaggagaattgGGTTGTCCAGGTAACCAGAGGCCATTGAAGGTTATGAATGTTCCATTACAGCCTGGACTGCTCCGGGTGGTCGGCCTGAATGATCCGTCTCACTTTACAAAATGGACAAGACAGAGGGGCAGTGTGCTGCGGAGCTCCTTCcatcagagacagaagagatcgaaactgccccccccccccgcccccgtattttcttttattctttccaaATGCCACAGTCAGAATCTGCTCTCCGTCAGGGTtgcttttgtttaaataaagtgtgaaatatTCCAGGTCCATCTTTATCTCATCCACGCAGAGATGATCAAATATTTGGCGGCGTAATGGGACGTCTAACCAAACAGTCTGTCTCCAGGGCGGCTATAATCAACCCCAGCCAGTAAACACAAGCTGCTCCCTCATGTGTATATGTATGGTGATGGACAGGGGGGGATTTAAATCAGGCCTCTGCATAGTCAGAGACTCTGACGTCACTGGTACCCTGATCTTTAAACATGCGTCACCTGTGTTTAATTTAACTGCCAACACAAagcaggagcacacacacacacacacacactcaggataTCACCCTGCCCGGGTTACCATACACAACATACGTGTGGGTGCGTTTATACTAAGTGTgccaaaggtgtgtgtgtgtgtgtgtgtatgcgtttgATCAGAACATATTTCCGTGACACAAAAAGGAGGAAGGTAAACAATATGTGTACATAGTGTGAACACACTGTGCATATGCTTGACTCTATGTATTCACTGTGCAAAGGGCCATGCGGTGTGTTATCAGGCTAGCCCTTTTCCGTGATTCACAAAGGGAAGCTAGCAGCTGGCACGGGATCATCAACAATACTCTTTGTCTGTGGAAGTGGGTGAAATCTCTTACAGATGGGAGCTAAGATGAATTTAACAGCCTGGAAATTTCACAAAGTTGATTATTAACACCACATACGAGAGGACAAGCCCGCTGCTCCCACACCTTTTAAATACACGGCTCCAGTAGCA
This region includes:
- the epor gene encoding erythropoietin receptor, with protein sequence MSCDHLSRVLALFMVLCAMRTVSIVQGARDFEKKVSMMLKVEPENPKCFAEGRKDLTCFWEEDEERAGSVDQYSFTYSYHQENSSRCPLRVLRAAGGKRLFLCHLNQTQMFVQMDVRVHRQGVLIHNRSLLIELVFLLDPLANVAVSSTGKQGQLNVSWVPPPLKYMDDSMMYEVSYATEDSHVGQVEVVRASSELILTGLQPGTKYKVQVRVKLDGISYNGYWSAWSDPVFIETLPAEFDPLIISLTLIISFILVVLSLTMLLSHRRFLTKKIWPTIPTPDSKFQGLFTVYGGDFQEWLGQTNGGLWLTPAFFYSEDYPSPLEVLSELSLCPSLPSPPLPPTVPRALTADRKEDKDVKKGLDGREPSERGNSALTEGWRATPHDHWLMDRLRALHQRPMPCSESSLLESQDTYVTLSANNHSEDEHLDDTLEEALPLEVLFASRKTVLCESHSDLGSVQQSSGSGRLSSQSSFEYPNHAWTPKGPGYTYMAVADSGVSMDYSPMSRVDDIGKVVIYANEYKNGLPAHRRPFLPRQHSVHDDR
- the rab3db gene encoding RAB3D, member RAS oncogene family, b, which translates into the protein MASTDSRLQQQPSQKDAADQNFDYMFKLLIIGNSSVGKTSFLFRYADDSFTSAFVSTVGIDFKVKTVFRNDKRIKLQIWDTAGQERYRTITTAYYRGAMGFLLMYDITNQDSFNAVQDWATQIKTYSWDNAQVILVGNKCDLEDDRLVPTEDGQRLAEELGFQFFEASAKDNINVKQVFERLVDVICEKMNESMEGDINLVSNHRNQGLKDSPSESQGGCAC